Part of the Nicotiana sylvestris chromosome 2, ASM39365v2, whole genome shotgun sequence genome, GATTATCCCCCTATCCAACAAAAACAAAGGAAGTTCAAAACtaatatcagtgacaagattaaaaaagaggtcacaaaacagttgaaggcgggggtgatccgagtggtccaaTACACCACATGGCTAGCCAATGTAGTctcagtgccaaagaaagatgggagaACTCAGATGTGCGTCAACTATCGAGATCTGAACAAAgaaagtcccaaagataacttctatttgccaaacatccatatcCTCATTGATAACTTTGctaaacatgagatacagtctttcgtggattgttatgcaggatatcatcaggtgttgatggaagAATAGGATGCGAAAAATACAGCCTTCACCACACCCTGAGCCACTTATTGTTAcaaggtcatgccttttggtttgaagaacgacggggcaacttatatgaggcccatgactgccatttttcactACATGATAcaccaagaaatcgaggtgtatgtggatgatgtgatcatcaaatccagaacACAGGACGACCATGTTCGAGACCTGAATAAGTTCTTTGAGTGGCTGCATaagtatgatttgaagctaaatccggctaaatgtgcatttggggttccgtcTGGGAAAcctttgggattcatagtcagtcggaggggcatagagctagacccaacaaagataaagtctattcgggatttgcctcccCCAAGAACTAAGAAAGAGGTTATGAACCTACTGGCAAGGTTGAACTGCATCAGCCGGTTCATTGCTCAGTTGGCatccacatgtgagcccatattcaagatGTTAACGAAAGATGTAGCAAttaaatggacagatgagtgtcaagaagcttttgacaaaatcaaagaatatctgtcgaacacgccagtcttggtcccacctgaaccagggaggcctttgtttatgaacctgacagtcttggagaatttcttcggctgtgtcctcgggcaacacgatgtgaccgggaagaaAGAGCAGGCAATCTACTATTTGAGCAAAAAGTTCATAAGTTACCAAGCCAAATATACCCTATTGGAAAGGActtgctgcgccctaacttgggccactcagaagcttaggcattacctgttggcctataccacttacctcatcaccaggatggatcctttgaagtacatattccagaagccgatgcccacagggaggttagtaaaatggcagatcctgctcacggAATTTGATATATTCTATGTCACTCGCACATCGATGAAGGCACAAGCTTTAGTAGATCACCTAGCCGAAAACCCTGTTAATGATGAATATCAACCCTTAAGTACTTACTTCCCGGACGAGGAGTTGAATTCAGTCGAGGTAACGTCAGAAGAAACCAATGTGTGGAAAATGTTCTTCAATGGAGCTATGAACGCAAAAGGTatcgggattggggcaattttaatCTCACCAACTGGTCAACACTATCCAGCTACAGCCCGACTTcagtttttctgcacaaacaacactattgagtatgaagcttgcattatgggtatAAATATGGCAATCCGCCAACATGTGAAAGAATTGttgatcatgggagattcagacttgattatccgacaagctcagggtgaatgggaaactcgggatgtcaagcttattccctACAAACAACTTGTGGAAGACCTTAGCAAGCGATTCAAGTCAGTCGAGTTTAGGTACATTCCTCGTTTCCACAATGAGTTAGCcgatgcactcgctactttggcctcgatgttgcCGTATCCAGGCAATCTCCACACTGACccgttggaaatccaaatccgagaaaggcACAGTTACTACAATACGGTTGAGACAGAATTggatgttcagccatggtatcatgatatcaagagatttctgaaaattaaagaatatcccgagcaagcccgtggagaccaaaagagaaccattagacggctTGCAAGCGATTTCTTCTTGAGCGGtgaggtattgtataaaaggacTCCAAATCTCAACTTGATAAGATGTGTTGACATCGaagaggccggaagaatcatgtatgaagtgcacgcaggagtgtATGGACCCCACATGAATAGGTACGTCTTGggaaagaaaatccttcgagcaggctattaatggataactatggaaaaagattgcttcagttttgtccgaaaatgtcatcagtgtcaggtacacGGTGACTTGATTCACGCACCCCTTACAGAACTGCATCTTATGTCAGCACCGTGGCCATTCGTTGCTTGGGATATGGATGGCATtgggccgatcgagccaaaagcctcaaatgggcatagattcatattggcttccattgattactttacaaagtgggttgaagcaattactctcaaaGTTGTCACTAAGAAAGTAgtggtagatttcgtgcactccaataTCATCTTCCATTTTAGTATTCCTACGACTATCATTACAAACAATGCTGtgaacttgaatagtcatttgatgagggagatatgtgagcagtttaagatcacgcatcaaaattctaccccttatcggcccaaagccaatggcgctgtcgaagcagcaaacaagaacatcaagaagattctgagaaagatgatccaaagttccaggtaatggcatgaaaagttgtcgtttgcattatTAGAGTATCGCATAACTGTGCGCACATCAGTCGGAGCAACCCCCTAtatattggtttatggcactgaagccgtaataccagCAAAAGTTGAAATCCTCTCTCTTTGGATTATTGTTGAAGCTAAAATTGAggatagtgagtgggtcaaaaccattctggaacagttaaccctgattgatgaaaagcaaatggccgcagtctgccacatgcagttgtatcaacaaagaatggcccgtgcctacaacaagaaagtgcggcctaggaactttgaagtggggcaacttgttttgagACGCATTCTCCCTCACCaccaagaagcaaaaggaaagttcgctcctAATTGGAACGGCCCATACATTAttagaaaactgttgccaaaaggGGCGTTGTacctgggagacattgaaggaaatgaccctgaaacagctgtaaatgcagacgcagtcaaaaggtattatgtctaGTCTATCTGCGGCAATAATATTATCTGATTGGgatgatgaaggctttcattctccctaccccaaacactccaatcctttgctaaccctttgatccggttacctttctttgattaccctctttggaacctgaaaacctttgtaaaaaaaatcaaaatcaaaataaaaaaaatcaatcaaatcaaaacaaaagaaaaaaaaaacaaaagtgcTTCCTGAATTACATTTGACTTGATtttgaaaggatacgtaggcagcctctctctggggttcagtcacaccaaaacaaaaatccaattctccccccccccaaaaaaaaagtaaaactggggcagacgttgcaatggttcggcgatgatcccgcctgaatgattccaaagttgtaattcggtTCAAATTCCTTTTACCCCAAAACCCTTCTCAAGTCCTTTCGACCAATCAGTAAGAATGTTCAAGAATCGGAGAACGCAACtatttggatccgatgcaatcaaaatgagagaaataaaatgagagagtcttattggtgaaaacccacacgggcaccgtaaggtgatggaaagcagagaaattaaaaaatgagagtcttattagtgaaaactcgtaaatagcactataaggcgacgatgagaagagaaatgagagagctcAATTGGAGAAAACCCGAAAAGGGCGCTATTGATCGAGAAGAAGGAATCCCTTACAACCGTTGGCACTGAAAgggtcctggcaaggtttctcgattttaaaCGCGTGTCATAATGAGTTTATGAGAAGTTAGATAGTTGCGCAGATCGGGTATctagtccaaaaagcatgtcatgtctattgaagtctgcatgcactccagataagtccttctttccttccccaaaagggacacttctctttaaatttattttcctgtcctttctttacttttctttgaatcctttTCGGTTTAATCCTCCTCCGAAACTAATataaagaaaagatggcaagattggtttaCAGGGTTCTGCTTAGCAAAAGCAAAGTTCAGGAAAAAGGCATttagcctcagcaggtgcatcgaGTCGGCCTtgactggccatgatggctgaTGCCCCCGAGTCgaaaattcttgaaaaagaaagaaTTCAAAGTCAAGTGCCCGTAAAGgcgaaatgaaataaaaaaatccAAGCCCCACGGGTTAACCGTCATGTGAAATTTTGGCAAAGTCAAGATACCCGGTTTTAGAAGAGAAATTAGTCTCCAGAAAGCCAGCAAGCAGTAAAGGATTTCAgcaaaagagttgggccgagatcaagcaatcaaaacaatcaaggccacaaaaccaaccattgttttaaactgacaaattgttctttgatttgaaaacaaGTGCAATCTAAGATAACCCGCAAGAAGCATGTGCAACAAAAGCAAGGTGCGCATAGACCAGAATGGTCCTGCAGCAGAAGctaacccaaaagggaagtcccTTTCCAAACTCTTCATGCATTCTCTTGAATAAAGTATTGAAAGTGAaatgaaaacaagaagaagaaaattcccaaaatcatGGTAGCTTAGGGTCCCCAATCTTTATCTACGTTCTCCCAATATAGGGTCGCATTCCCTAGTCACTCCCAGCATAACTTGGTAGTCTTTTCCGTTATAGGGTTCCACTTCTTAGttaatccccggcataacccgaggaccatttcttttctggcataacccgatgactttcccggcataacccatggacctccccggcataacccgaggaccttttctctttttcggcataacccgatgacctttcccgacataacccaaggaccttttttctttttctggcataacccgatgactatCCCGGCATAAtctgtggacctccccggcataacctgaggaccttttcttttccagcataacctgatgacttttccggcataacccgtgaacctctccggtataacccgaggacctttttcttttatggCATAACACGATgacctttctggcataacccggttatttttccagcataacccggtAATCTTCCCAACTTGGGGCCTACGATCCCCATTTGATTGCATTTTAGATatggggtctccactccttaatctccttttcccaaggatacacaatcctgatcttattgctttcaataaagaaatagtttagatttggttacaataactcacgaaattttcctagtgaaaattgggggcagaaaatttcgtatGTTTGCTTTGGCGCCTAAACAGGTCTTTCACCATAGggcacaaggtttgagatgaccaaaagaagaagtcttaacccaaataaaagaaaagaagaacagtaaaagaagttgaactctaagtgtagaagcggagaaaagatgcggactgcccaagatatgattgaagtcacaagttttgcatgtcccgccttgatccgaaaagctgaagaagaatgaaccagtggttgcaactaacaagcatcaagatttagATCAGAGTCTACaggaagaaccatccaagactcaagatcaagctttaaaaggtctatagataggaatcttgtaactcatagttgataggcttaactagtttagcttttcatcttttatttcggtgtaataaggagttcaacaaACAGAAACAGCAGTGAAACCACAgtttctcggtagtcccagctaccaaaatttccagaactacactgacctgattcctttatagccgaggatatgtaggcaacttctgaagcaaggttcggtcaaattctttcaaaagatgcttctcatggagtttcaaacgggcaaaaattcctcataattgctcattttatctttgcccgaaaattcgtcgtgttttcgagcaaagaggggcagctgtgagcatgtgatttttgccctatacaaaatactcctataaaataccaagaaaatagattttttgttaattgtttgccatttttaggaatttttgtagaattttatcaactgtttgtatttttgtgcacgtttaatttttatttaaatcatgaaaaataccaaaaataccatgcattgcatttaggttatGTTTttgcattttaggattaattggttaattatttattttattaaaatgaaaatcacaaaaaatggctcatttttatattttttttcctttcattttttattattgatatttcactttttaatttaggattaagtaaTTTTTAATTATTGTAATTAAGtagttagtttaattttacaatttagataatttaggattttaaccaaagaaaaagaaaaaaacaaaggaaaaaggaaTAAAAGAGGTTATTGAAAAAAAGGGTTTTAATAtgaatttgggttaattctttgTACCAAATTGACCCTATTCTTCCCCAAAGCTAACCCAGATCCAAGCCCAAATTCGAACCAACCCCAGCCCAAATACACTTGAATCCATCAGCCAAAAATTCATCCCCTTTTAATTAAAACCTACACTTAGACCTATAAAGGATCAGATTTTTAACATTAAAAAAAAGACCGAAGACCCCTACACAACAGAACAACGGCGCATTGAGTGTTCCCCTCTCCTTCTCTATTTTCACTCTTATTCTAGGACACACTCCCTTGACTTGTCCACATTTGTTTCTCTCTGCTATGCCTATTAGTCGTCAGTCGTCACTTTTACTATCTTTTGCAAACAAATAAGCAGTAAATATGGGAAACTACACATTGCAGTTTTTAGCTCACCGCTAGTAAAGACTGGGACTTTATCCTCAAATAACTTAACTAAAGGGCAAAACGGCTATGTAAGAAAGAGATACAAAATGTAAATAGAGTTGTATTCAGTGTTGTGGTTGCTTGTGAAACTTACCATCAGTGACACCATTATAAACCAGTAGTagcatttttcaaaaaaaacaaaGTGGATCCCTGTCTATGTCTTGCGTTCCCACCAGCTTCCTTGGATTTAATATTCATCAGTTGCTATCATTCGACCTTTTCTTCACTATTCTACACTCATAGCTAGTAAGATGACCTTCTTAGACTTAGAGTCAAGACCCCCATCTCGTTTGCTTCTCTGAAAAAGTTTTGACGTCAATTCCCTGGGCTTGCTAAGGAGTTCCGTCGCTGTCAAGTTCCAGCTCGTTTGTCGCTGGTCTGTTGCTGTAGCTGATTGTTCCAATTCATTGACTTCATCTCTTGCTTGGTTTTCTAGTTATTTTACTGTTGATTAAGGTATTTACTTCAAATATCCAACAAATGTAATTGCTATGATTGCTAATTAAAATTGTCAAAATCTGCTGCAATCGGTTCATTTACATGTCTGTTGATTAAGGTATTTACTTCAAATATCCAACTACTCTTTTGCTTTATAATTATGGTTGTGTTTGTTGTTTCTCTTTCAATCTTGTTAAAGTAAATTgtgatttgaattatactttaTTCCATCCATGCGAAGGAGCTTATCAGCTTCATATTAATAGTCCAccaaataaaattaattattagtaGGCTTTCATGTTTTATTGCAGGAGTTGGTCTTTGGACAATCAATTTCCTTACTAAATATTTCTTTTAATTATGTTGTGTTACTAGTTCAATTAAGTGGAGGCATCCATTTTTGTCATGTAGTAAATGTTCTGTTTGTTAGATAAGTATCAGTGTTGTGTTAAACTTTGCTAAAATACAGTAATTTTGCTGTTAAATTCCCTTGAAGATTTTATATGCTGGTTTATTGCTTAATCGGCTGTTAATTAGCCGTTTAGTTGTTCATGGTTCTAATATTTATGTATTTCAATAAACGCTTGTAAGCAATTAATAAAATTAtcgtggctatgggtacggttcccgtggcatagtcatggTATATAATCCCaaatttgggtgtgcatttcatgtgacccgacaaTAACAACTTTGAactttaataaaaataaatatgtcgcaaatcacgggtgcatttcatgtagcgtggtttgcggcgtgttccaaaacggcaagtgtacgacaatcgaaacttgttcaagaaataattccataaatcctaaaagcggtttgaaataattaaaagcggttataaagtttaaAAGTCACAataggcttaaaacatgtaataaatcaaataataggccaattattaatagtttaagcgaccgtactaaaaccacggaacccgggaatgcctaacaccttctcccgggttaacagaattccttacttagaatttctgggaCACCAAAagaaattattccaagtggcgaatctaaaatatttaaaataatcacatttcgaattttgtcactttaattggaaaaacttccttatataCCCATCGAGTggtaaaaagggaggtgtgacagatcccaatatacaaatcaacaccaatcacaaaagaatccagcaaggaaataataaggaaacaacaatatcccgacaagggagtcaacaacaagaataaacacgtcctggcaagggaaccaacagtaagaattaaatatgtctcggcaagggaatcagctataaccaaacttgtaccaacaattaacctcataatgaaacctcaactaaacaacaagacataataagcacgtgataactacaccggtaaccacaacaattggacatgtaacctatttgcacgaagccatagaggaactcacaatcaagaagtatcaaaacaataaggaaggcagtcacttcaattaaggcaattaagggtcaatgtagcacgtaagaattagaggaaagctaacaacgtcatatggagcatatagaagCAATTTAAGTAAATAGGAAACCCAATCATAATGGGATACTTTCCAcgtaaggacctaagaaccctagaggcaaatttcccacaaataagtctggccacacacttgtcacctcgcatgcatgaactacaattagcatagaagactcaattcctaagaggaagtcccccacacaaggttaggcaagatacttacctcaaagacgacaaactgGTACTCTataatgcacttctcgggtgaaaagacctctgaACGGCtgaaatctaaccaaattaacttcaaagcacaaacaaaacacataagaaactattccggaccataaagtctcaatctttaacaaaatctaaaaatcggtccaaaagtggACCCCTGGGCCCGCGCCTCGGAACCCGgcaaattttacaaaaaccgaATACACATTCCAATAtaagttcaaccatacaaattctattaaattccgataccatttgacccctcaaatcatgatttttcattttacaaattttcttcaaaaaccaacattttcctcaactcaaatcataaattaaatgataaaaatgaagacaaattcatggaatataatcaattctaagttaagaacacttacccaatcattTTGCTTGAAAACCCCACAAGGAATCACCCAAAGccgagctctagaactccaaaaatggtAAAAATGGCCTAACTCTCGATTTGGAAaacttatattctgcccagatattaaagcatcgcgaacgcggaggaagtatcgcgttcgcgaagaagaaaaatgaaggctGCCCAGTTGTGATTCGCGAATGTGACAGCACgcacgcgaacacgaagaaggaaaatattatgGCCCGGAGATTGCTCTTCGTGAACGCGTGAACTAGTACACGCACGCGAAGAGTGAAATTGCATAACTACATGAACGCGTGAGGGGGACGCGAACGCGGTGAGGGATAAAGCAGAGCTTCGCGAACGCTAGGAGTGTTACGCGAATGCAAAGAAGAATTTCCAGGTGGTCAGCAacaaagcttcgcgaacgcgaaaggctGTTCGCAATCGCGAAAGAGGATACCACAAGCAGAAAACAGCAGTtcaaaaataagggaaaatgactcgtagcccacccggaacacacctgaggcccccgggaccccgtccaaacatacaAACAattcatataacctaacacggactctcttgaggtctcaaatcacatcaaacaacgccgaaatATCGAATCACACCAAGAATCGAAATGAGAAACTTTCAAACCttctaacttccaaaactcgtgccaaaACCTATTAATTCAACCTGGAATGACGCCAaaatttgcagacaagtccaaaatgacataaaggAGCTGTTCAAACTCTCGGAATcgcatttcgaccccgatatcaccaaagtcaactatgggtcaaacttctccattttccaacttTCAACTTtcccaactttcgccgaaatacCTCAAATTatcctatggacctccaaatatGAATCCGGACGCGCGCCTAactccaaaattaccatacgaagcttTTGAGATCACCCACAACCCATTccggggccgtttactcaaaagtccaattccggtcaaattttcactgtttaaacttccaaaactagtttcCTTCTTTAATTCAACTCTGATTCATCTAAAAactgaatccaaccatgcacacaagtcaatatacataatatgaagctgctcgAGACCTCAAACTACCGAATCGGGTGTAAttactcaaaacgaccagtcgggtcattacatcggCATGACAACTACTTGTGAAGCAGATTTTAAGACTTGTAAACGTGATTTCTTTTATGAAATAAATTGAgaactataggcatgatttctaacatgacaagatacaaaagtcctataggcatgatttctacttatAAAGGCAAATACAGCAAattgtaaagtcctataggcGTGGTTTCTACTTATAAAGGCAAACACATCAAAttataaagtcctataggcatggtgttgatacccaatttttccctatgtattttttatatactcaaaacactttcaaaatagcatatgtgtgCATATATGAGCACCCCaaaagattttggcatttttgataatttttaagaccaatttatggcctattgtgcactataaaatccattaattattcccaaaacttgccattttggtgaataatttatttcactcTCACATTTACGTCAAAATACAATTTACATGattttttgcataattttacaagtccatttggtatttttaaactaaaattgcatgaaattgcaattttagcctacttctagatttaatagcaatttttattacaaaataaatcctaatatttttaaattaatacctacatattgtttatcaacccaatatttttaatttgatttttaacatcttttactatttttataaattcaaaagggaaaaatggctatttcaattttagcctcttttTTATTACAATTACAGCCTAATTATAACCCCCCCaattcccaacccaatttcatttctacccgacccagacccaaTTAAACGAACCCGCCCGGATCCTATTTTTtaaaatcgtggccgttgattgtTT contains:
- the LOC138885043 gene encoding uncharacterized protein, whose protein sequence is MPFGLKNDGATYMRPMTAIFHYMIHQEIEVYVDDVIIKSRTQDDHVRDLNKFFEWLHKYDLKLNPAKCAFGVPSGKPLGFIVSRRGIELDPTKIKSIRDLPPPRTKKEVMNLLARLNCISRFIAQLASTCEPIFKMLTKDVAIKWTDECQEAFDKIKEYLSNTPVLAQALVDHLAENPVNDEYQPLSTYFPDEELNSVEVTSEETNVWKMFFNGAMNAKGIGIGAILISPTGQHYPATARLQFFCTNNTIEYEACIMGINMAIRQHVKELLIMGDSDLIIRQAQGEWETRDVKLIPYKQLVEDLSKRFKSVEFRYIPRFHNELADALATLASMLPYPGNLHTDPLEIQIRERHSYYNTVETELDVQPWYHDIKRFLKIKEYPEQARGDQKRTIRRLASDFFLSGEVLYKRTPNLNLIRCVDIEEAGRIMYEVHAGVYGPHMNRYVLGKKILRAGY